A genomic window from Rhizobium sp. 007 includes:
- a CDS encoding cytochrome c — MVRRFIRFVLCLVGIVALGGAAFYFVTAPNPLPESHWANLGTPDVTNGETVFWAGGCVGCHAAPGSEGDAKLTLSGGLALKSPFGTFHVPNISPDEKAGIGSWTLAEFGNAMKRGITPGGQHLYPSFPYGSYARMSDKDVNDLFGYIKTLPKSGNVAPPHQLPFPYDIRLALGGWKLLYFNDAPRIVLANADDKLKRGRYLVEGPGHCGECHTPRDALGGFEPDMWLAGAPNPEGRGRIPNITPGSKDISSWSEADITNYLETGFTPDFDTAGGSMAEVQRSLAHLPKSDLEAIAAYLKAVPSR, encoded by the coding sequence ATGGTCCGCAGGTTCATCCGGTTTGTGCTCTGTCTTGTCGGCATTGTCGCCCTCGGCGGTGCGGCCTTTTATTTCGTCACCGCGCCGAACCCGCTGCCGGAAAGCCATTGGGCCAATCTCGGCACGCCGGATGTGACGAACGGCGAAACGGTGTTCTGGGCGGGCGGCTGCGTCGGCTGTCATGCCGCTCCCGGTTCCGAAGGCGATGCCAAGCTCACGCTATCCGGCGGTCTTGCGCTGAAGAGCCCCTTCGGCACTTTCCATGTTCCGAATATCTCGCCGGACGAGAAGGCGGGCATCGGCTCCTGGACGCTCGCCGAATTCGGCAATGCCATGAAGCGCGGCATCACCCCCGGCGGCCAGCACCTCTACCCGTCCTTCCCCTATGGCTCCTATGCGCGCATGAGCGACAAGGACGTCAACGATCTTTTCGGCTACATCAAGACGTTGCCCAAGAGCGGCAATGTCGCGCCGCCGCACCAACTGCCGTTCCCCTATGATATCCGGCTCGCACTTGGCGGCTGGAAGCTCCTCTATTTCAACGACGCGCCCCGTATCGTGCTCGCCAACGCCGACGACAAGCTGAAGCGCGGCCGGTATCTCGTCGAGGGCCCGGGCCATTGCGGCGAATGCCATACGCCGCGTGACGCGCTCGGCGGCTTCGAGCCTGATATGTGGCTCGCAGGCGCTCCGAATCCGGAAGGCCGTGGTCGTATCCCGAACATCACCCCGGGCTCCAAGGACATCAGTTCCTGGAGCGAGGCCGATATCACCAACTACCTCGAAACCGGCTTTACCCCGGACTTCGACACCGCCGGCGGCTCGATGGCCGAGGTCCAGAGGAGTCTCGCGCATCTGCCGAAAAGCGATCTCGAAGCGATCGCCGCGTATTTGAAGGCGGTGCCGAGCCGATGA
- a CDS encoding toxin-antitoxin system HicB family antitoxin, whose translation MHARAATAAELAGKSLNQWAEVILSRAAGKPAA comes from the coding sequence ATCCATGCCCGCGCGGCCACGGCCGCGGAGCTTGCCGGCAAGAGCCTCAACCAATGGGCGGAAGTGATACTGTCGAGAGCGGCCGGAAAGCCGGCCGCCTGA
- a CDS encoding type 1 glutamine amidotransferase family protein encodes MTRLAVVLTEAFADWEVGQLTASARTEFGFDVVTAAPGGAEVRSMGGLRVTPDTAAEALRAEAFDGLVLCGGMIWETEKAPDLKPVIADFMARGKLVAGICGATLALAKAGALNNAAHTSNALRFIADLPGYSGHAHYKDAPAAVRDGMLVTAPGSAPTTFAAEIYRALDFRNEDLDQYLLMFGAEHQPKAA; translated from the coding sequence ATGACACGGCTTGCTGTGGTTCTGACGGAGGCTTTCGCGGACTGGGAGGTCGGGCAGCTGACGGCTTCCGCCCGCACCGAATTCGGCTTCGACGTGGTGACGGCGGCGCCCGGTGGCGCTGAGGTGCGGTCCATGGGCGGCCTGCGCGTCACGCCCGATACGGCGGCCGAAGCGCTGCGGGCGGAGGCGTTCGACGGTCTGGTGCTTTGCGGCGGCATGATCTGGGAGACCGAGAAGGCGCCGGATCTAAAGCCCGTCATCGCCGATTTTATGGCCCGCGGCAAACTGGTTGCGGGGATCTGCGGCGCAACGCTGGCGCTTGCCAAGGCGGGCGCGCTGAACAATGCGGCGCATACCAGCAATGCCTTGCGTTTCATCGCCGACCTGCCCGGCTATTCCGGGCATGCGCATTACAAGGACGCGCCGGCGGCGGTGCGCGATGGGATGCTGGTGACCGCCCCCGGTTCCGCCCCGACCACCTTTGCCGCCGAAATCTACCGGGCGCTCGACTTCCGCAACGAGGATCTCGACCAGTATCTTTTGATGTTTGGCGCAGAGCACCAGCCGAAGGCTGCGTGA
- a CDS encoding GNAT family N-acetyltransferase, with protein MIAIEDSEISLIRPPVVTIRTAKPRDLPALNEMIALLAAHHGDAAITTSEQLERDLFGPVPWITALVAETGDGLIGYAILVPLYRAQEGKRGMDLHHLFVRDGHRGHGIGQHLVNRARETARNAGCDYLSVSAATGNIQAHRFYQHMDFTPRPVTGMRYMQALA; from the coding sequence ATGATTGCAATCGAAGACAGCGAAATTTCATTGATCCGCCCCCCGGTGGTGACGATCCGCACGGCAAAACCGCGGGACCTGCCGGCACTCAACGAGATGATCGCCCTGCTTGCCGCCCATCACGGCGATGCGGCGATCACCACGTCCGAGCAGTTGGAACGCGACCTTTTCGGCCCGGTTCCATGGATCACGGCGCTAGTGGCCGAAACCGGCGACGGGCTGATCGGTTACGCCATCCTGGTGCCGCTCTACAGGGCGCAGGAAGGCAAGCGTGGCATGGACCTGCACCACCTCTTCGTGCGCGACGGCCATCGCGGCCACGGCATCGGCCAGCACCTCGTCAACCGCGCCCGCGAAACCGCGAGGAATGCCGGCTGCGATTACCTTTCGGTGAGTGCGGCGACCGGAAACATCCAGGCACACCGTTTCTATCAGCATATGGACTTCACCCCTCGCCCGGTCACCGGCATGCGCTATATGCAGGCGCTGGCTTGA
- a CDS encoding phospholipase D-like domain-containing protein — translation MRFVSKEVEGYRIFAVTGVNTVSFAVDYQNADTKGLLGFAVERYDPTENQRYFVYGMKVFASVIPQPDEKTVVTTYDHPVQSFVWDDFTAKPDRRYEYFFYPLKGKPKNIDRSAPPVKIVVRTEPLFTELEHDIFFNRGVASSQAYQRRFGNEKPDDLQPAEKRLEALQWLSRDLDEALFRFIDQARAGDTLLGCFYEFRYLPVAERLKAAIDRGVVVKLILDAKINEHTDGKGKFHPSFPREDNKAMVKDAGLPATAIARWRENNPNNIQHNKFLVLLKGAAQKPAEVWTGSTNMSPGGIHGQTNVGHWVRNANVAAAFEAYWKTLENDPGAVEGETRAVSDAKRKAYRDAVMGLAPIPADWENIPKGVSSVFSPRSGSKVLDMYVDALDSSTDYGGITLAFGIGKKFKTALVDNTEAEMPQRPVIFLLLEKQDKPNPRASDPFVPLNAKHNVYQAWGSFLRDPVYQWTRETNARALGLNQHVAYVHSKFLLKDPLGADPIVVSGSANFSEASTNDNDENMLLIRGSERVADIYFTEFNRLFNHYYFRSIQEVMAGRSDGQANASADTSASLFLDESETQEWLKKYKPGTLRWKRVQVFTKMAGAKTL, via the coding sequence ATGCGTTTCGTTTCCAAGGAAGTTGAAGGATATCGCATTTTCGCGGTCACGGGTGTCAACACCGTCTCGTTTGCCGTCGACTACCAAAATGCCGATACGAAAGGCCTGCTCGGTTTCGCGGTCGAGCGTTACGACCCCACGGAAAACCAGCGCTATTTCGTCTATGGCATGAAGGTCTTCGCAAGCGTCATCCCGCAGCCGGACGAGAAAACGGTCGTTACGACCTACGATCACCCGGTGCAAAGTTTCGTCTGGGACGACTTCACGGCAAAGCCGGACCGCCGATACGAATATTTCTTCTATCCGCTGAAAGGCAAGCCGAAGAACATCGACCGCAGCGCGCCGCCGGTGAAGATCGTGGTCAGGACTGAGCCGCTCTTTACGGAGCTTGAGCACGATATCTTCTTCAACCGCGGCGTTGCCAGCAGCCAGGCCTATCAACGCCGCTTCGGCAACGAAAAGCCTGACGATCTGCAGCCGGCAGAGAAGCGTCTTGAAGCGTTGCAATGGCTGAGCCGCGACCTCGACGAGGCGCTTTTCAGGTTCATCGATCAGGCGCGGGCCGGCGACACGCTCCTCGGATGCTTCTACGAATTCCGCTATCTGCCGGTCGCCGAGCGCCTGAAGGCCGCCATCGATCGCGGCGTCGTGGTAAAGCTCATCCTCGACGCGAAGATCAACGAACACACCGACGGCAAGGGCAAGTTCCATCCGAGCTTTCCGCGCGAGGACAACAAGGCTATGGTCAAAGACGCCGGGCTTCCGGCGACGGCGATTGCCCGCTGGCGGGAAAACAATCCGAACAACATCCAGCACAACAAGTTCCTGGTCCTGCTGAAAGGTGCTGCGCAGAAGCCGGCGGAAGTCTGGACAGGATCGACCAACATGTCGCCGGGCGGCATCCACGGGCAGACGAATGTCGGCCATTGGGTGCGCAATGCGAATGTTGCTGCGGCCTTTGAGGCTTACTGGAAGACGCTCGAAAACGATCCGGGCGCAGTTGAGGGAGAAACGAGAGCCGTATCCGATGCCAAGCGCAAGGCCTATCGCGACGCCGTGATGGGGCTGGCGCCGATTCCGGCGGACTGGGAGAATATTCCGAAAGGCGTATCGAGCGTCTTCAGTCCGCGGTCAGGAAGCAAGGTGCTCGACATGTATGTCGACGCGCTCGATTCCTCCACCGATTACGGCGGCATCACGCTTGCGTTCGGCATCGGCAAGAAATTCAAGACGGCGCTGGTCGACAACACGGAAGCCGAGATGCCGCAGCGCCCCGTGATCTTCCTGCTCTTGGAAAAGCAGGACAAGCCCAATCCCCGTGCCAGCGATCCCTTCGTGCCGCTGAATGCGAAACACAACGTCTACCAGGCCTGGGGATCGTTCCTGCGCGATCCGGTCTACCAGTGGACACGGGAAACCAATGCCAGGGCGCTCGGGCTCAACCAGCATGTGGCTTACGTCCACTCGAAATTTCTGCTGAAGGACCCGCTCGGCGCCGACCCGATCGTCGTGTCCGGTTCGGCGAATTTTTCAGAAGCTTCGACCAACGACAACGACGAGAATATGCTGCTGATCCGCGGCAGCGAACGCGTGGCCGACATCTACTTCACCGAGTTCAACCGGCTCTTCAACCACTATTATTTCCGCTCGATCCAGGAGGTCATGGCCGGCCGGAGCGATGGCCAAGCGAATGCCTCGGCCGATACCAGTGCAAGCCTCTTCCTGGACGAGAGCGAGACCCAGGAGTGGCTGAAGAAATACAAGCCCGGCACGCTGCGCTGGAAGCGCGTGCAGGTGTTCACCAAGATGGCGGGTGCAAAGACGTTGTAG
- the dmeR gene encoding Ni(II)/Co(II)-sensing transcriptional repressor DmeR, with protein sequence MSHTTRQKKKLIARVSRLKGQLEAVERALEAERPCGDILQLLASIRGALNGLTGEVLEDQLHEHVLHAADEKARAEAVEEISQVLRTYIR encoded by the coding sequence TTGTCGCACACCACCCGTCAGAAGAAAAAGCTCATCGCCCGCGTCAGCCGCCTCAAGGGCCAGCTGGAAGCCGTCGAGCGCGCTCTGGAGGCCGAGCGCCCCTGTGGTGACATCCTGCAGCTGCTGGCCTCGATCCGCGGCGCGCTGAACGGGCTAACCGGCGAGGTGCTGGAGGATCAGCTACACGAGCACGTGCTGCATGCGGCCGACGAGAAGGCCCGCGCCGAGGCGGTCGAGGAAATTTCGCAAGTGCTGCGGACCTACATCCGCTGA
- the dmeF gene encoding CDF family Co(II)/Ni(II) efflux transporter DmeF, translated as MSTQTLEHDHVFLGAGHERNERRVWFVIALTAVMMVVEIGAGTIFGSMALVADGWHMSTHASALLISAVAYLYARKQARNPRFTFGTGKLGDLAGFASAIILAMIALLMAWESVLRIANPVPISFTQAIGVAVIGFAVNLVSAWLLKDSGHHHGHGPHHHHGDHAHHDHGDRPHQGGTIDNNMRAAYTHVLADALTSVLAIAALSFGSLYGWLWLDPLMGIVGGLIIAQWSWGLMKSSGRVLLDAIADGEELPGEIRKVIETGSDRITDLHVWQLGPGHHAAIVAVATSEPREPAFYKAKLESLDELSHVTVEVTQLQAA; from the coding sequence ATGAGCACACAAACGCTAGAACACGACCATGTCTTCCTGGGTGCTGGCCATGAGCGCAACGAGCGCCGCGTCTGGTTCGTGATCGCGCTGACGGCGGTGATGATGGTCGTGGAAATCGGCGCCGGCACAATATTCGGCTCCATGGCGCTCGTCGCCGACGGCTGGCACATGTCGACGCATGCCAGTGCGCTTCTGATCTCAGCCGTTGCCTATCTCTATGCCCGCAAGCAGGCCCGCAATCCGCGCTTTACCTTCGGCACCGGCAAGCTAGGCGATCTGGCGGGTTTCGCAAGCGCCATCATTCTTGCCATGATCGCGCTGCTGATGGCCTGGGAGAGCGTCTTGCGCATCGCCAATCCGGTACCCATCAGCTTCACCCAGGCGATCGGCGTTGCCGTCATCGGCTTTGCCGTCAATCTCGTCAGCGCCTGGCTGTTGAAGGATAGCGGCCATCACCACGGGCACGGTCCCCATCATCACCACGGCGATCATGCGCATCACGATCACGGCGACCGTCCCCACCAGGGCGGGACCATCGACAACAACATGCGCGCCGCCTACACCCATGTCCTCGCCGATGCGCTGACCTCCGTGCTCGCGATTGCGGCCCTTTCCTTCGGCAGCCTTTACGGCTGGCTCTGGCTCGATCCGCTGATGGGCATCGTCGGCGGCCTCATCATCGCGCAATGGTCCTGGGGCCTGATGAAGTCCTCCGGCCGCGTGCTGCTCGATGCGATCGCGGACGGCGAGGAGCTGCCAGGCGAAATCCGCAAGGTGATCGAAACCGGCAGCGACCGCATCACGGACCTGCATGTCTGGCAGCTCGGCCCCGGCCATCACGCCGCGATCGTCGCCGTCGCGACGTCCGAGCCGCGCGAGCCTGCTTTCTACAAGGCGAAGCTCGAAAGCCTGGACGAGCTCTCGCACGTGACCGTCGAGGTCACGCAATTGCAGGCGGCCTGA